A window from Camelus dromedarius isolate mCamDro1 chromosome 9, mCamDro1.pat, whole genome shotgun sequence encodes these proteins:
- the NHLH2 gene encoding helix-loop-helix protein 2, protein MMLSPDQAADSDHPSSAHSDPESLGGADAKVLGSVSDLEPVEEAEGDGKGGSRAALYPHPQQLSREEKRRRRRATAKYRSAHATRERIRVEAFNLAFAELRKLLPTLPPDKKLSKIEILRLAICYISYLNHVLDV, encoded by the coding sequence ATGATGCTGAGTCCGGACCAAGCCGCCGACTCGGACCACCCCAGCTCGGCGCACTCGGACCCGGAGTCGCTGGGCGGCGCGGACGCCAAGGTGCTGGGCAGCGTGTCGGACCTGGAGCCGGTGGAGGAGGCCGAGGGCGACGGCAAGGGCGGCAGCCGGGCCGCCCTCTACCCGCACCCGCAGCAGCTGAGCCGCGAGGAGAAGCGCCGCCGCCGGCGCGCCACGGCCAAGTACCGCTCGGCCCACGCCACCCGCGAGCGCATCCGCGTGGAAGCCTTCAACCTGGCCTTCGCCGAGCTCCGCAAACTGCTGCCCACGCTGCCCCCGGACAAGAAGCTGTCCAAGATCGAGATCCTGCGCCTGGCCATCTGCTACATCTCCTATCTCAACCACGTCCTGGACGTGTAG